One stretch of Bacteroidales bacterium DNA includes these proteins:
- a CDS encoding acetate--CoA ligase family protein translates to MNDNLDPLFKPRAVALIGASVKELSIGNVIIKNLLHYNYRGPVFPINPKVDEVRGLKAYASILDVPGEVDLAHIVIPPPFVPEEVENCGKKGIKAIIINTAGFKEMGAAGRALEDDFLARARKYGIRIVGPNCQGIINSDPEINAYCNFTFTYPEPGHISVVAQSGGVGAVIMQAFSDMGIGQRMYASTGNGSDVSIAEIMSYYGKDDGTKAIVVYVESLDNPLEFINIAKQVTAKKPILAMTAGRTDKGAEASRSHVGGLAGSISMDLIFKKAGMLTFSNQEELCHAAVALSSQPVPKGNKVGIITNTGGPSVIAIDELVSCGLEIPPLSENAAETLKGTMLEQASIRNPLDVVATAGPGHFKSALEVMMNEPQFDSIYLNFVTPPFVDCENVAREIAAAAKAGSKPIVCNYMTDKQKWSGTSKILKDGGIPCFDFAETAARALYSMVCYNKIRSAKEGTVKTFTDVNKDAVRSILDNAWSQKREVLSAAEVYGILEAYRVPVAPWKVANDKDEVIAAANGIGFPVVIKADSEKIIHKSDVGGVAVNIQDAQEAAAVAETMTRNLGDGIKFFVQKYLPKGRELIIGAKAVAGVGHIIMFGLGGIFVEVFRDVAFSISPVSDIEALEMISSIKAAPLINGFRGEKGINKDKVVEIIQRISMLGTDFPGIKELDLNPLFATGDEICVVDARILL, encoded by the coding sequence ATGAACGATAATCTTGATCCTTTATTTAAACCAAGAGCAGTTGCCCTGATCGGCGCCTCGGTTAAGGAACTTTCCATCGGGAATGTCATTATTAAAAACCTGCTTCATTATAACTACAGGGGTCCCGTGTTCCCCATCAATCCAAAAGTGGATGAGGTCCGGGGGCTGAAAGCCTATGCCTCTATATTGGATGTGCCCGGGGAGGTGGATCTTGCGCACATTGTGATACCTCCTCCTTTTGTACCGGAAGAGGTGGAAAACTGCGGGAAGAAAGGGATTAAGGCAATCATTATCAATACGGCAGGGTTTAAGGAAATGGGTGCCGCAGGTAGGGCGCTGGAAGATGATTTCCTTGCCAGGGCGCGGAAATACGGGATCCGGATCGTAGGCCCGAACTGCCAGGGAATCATCAACTCCGATCCGGAAATCAATGCTTATTGCAACTTCACCTTCACCTACCCGGAACCGGGCCATATCTCCGTGGTAGCCCAGAGCGGCGGCGTAGGCGCCGTGATCATGCAGGCTTTTTCTGATATGGGTATCGGTCAGCGGATGTACGCATCAACAGGAAACGGGTCGGATGTATCCATCGCGGAAATCATGAGTTATTACGGAAAAGACGATGGAACGAAAGCCATTGTGGTCTATGTTGAAAGCCTGGATAACCCGCTTGAATTTATCAATATAGCTAAACAGGTAACTGCCAAGAAACCAATTCTGGCCATGACTGCGGGGAGGACCGACAAGGGAGCGGAAGCTTCCCGGTCACACGTCGGTGGACTGGCAGGTAGTATCTCCATGGACCTCATCTTTAAAAAGGCAGGCATGCTTACCTTCAGCAACCAGGAAGAACTTTGCCATGCAGCAGTGGCACTTTCCTCGCAGCCGGTTCCTAAGGGCAATAAAGTGGGTATTATTACCAACACCGGCGGACCATCAGTTATCGCTATCGATGAACTGGTAAGCTGCGGACTGGAGATACCGCCGCTTTCAGAAAATGCAGCAGAGACGCTGAAGGGGACGATGCTGGAGCAGGCTTCCATCCGTAACCCCCTGGATGTCGTTGCCACTGCCGGCCCGGGCCACTTCAAAAGCGCACTCGAAGTGATGATGAATGAGCCGCAGTTCGACAGCATATATCTGAATTTTGTAACTCCTCCGTTCGTCGATTGTGAGAATGTCGCCCGTGAGATAGCAGCCGCCGCAAAGGCCGGCAGCAAGCCGATCGTATGCAACTATATGACGGATAAACAGAAATGGAGCGGCACCTCAAAAATTCTTAAGGATGGAGGAATCCCCTGTTTTGATTTCGCTGAAACTGCGGCCCGGGCTCTTTATTCGATGGTCTGCTATAATAAAATAAGATCGGCGAAAGAGGGCACTGTAAAAACATTCACGGATGTAAATAAAGATGCGGTCCGTTCCATTCTCGACAATGCCTGGTCACAGAAAAGGGAGGTCCTTTCTGCAGCGGAAGTTTATGGCATACTCGAGGCATACCGGGTACCGGTTGCCCCCTGGAAAGTGGCGAATGATAAGGATGAGGTCATTGCTGCCGCAAACGGGATCGGGTTCCCTGTCGTTATAAAAGCTGATTCTGAAAAGATCATCCACAAGAGCGATGTAGGCGGTGTGGCCGTTAATATCCAGGATGCACAGGAAGCAGCCGCGGTGGCCGAAACCATGACCAGGAATCTTGGGGACGGAATAAAATTCTTTGTACAGAAATACCTTCCGAAGGGACGGGAGTTGATCATCGGTGCAAAAGCGGTAGCAGGCGTCGGCCATATTATTATGTTCGGCCTCGGCGGGATCTTTGTGGAGGTATTCAGGGATGTGGCTTTTTCAATCAGCCCTGTCAGTGACATTGAAGCCCTGGAAATGATCAGTTCCATTAAAGCTGCACCGTTGATAAATGGATTCAGGGGTGAAAAAGGGATCAACAAAGACAAGGTCGTGGAGATCATCCAGCGCATTTCCATGCTGGGAACGGATTTCCCCGGAATCAAAGAGCTTGACCTCAACCCTCTCTTTGCAACGGGCGATGAAATTTGTGTTGTTGATGCCAGGATCCTACTTTGA
- a CDS encoding 2-dehydropantoate 2-reductase — MENKKHNIGIIGLGPIGQTLAVHFNLAGCEVAVTDLDRDKLNLIRKEGMELVSKIEKKSFFKYVCYSVEEMLELDSDILISSVKDYHVDKIVKIIEKNLKKEILLLSAQNGIDIEKKYQVHFSKSSILRMVINFAGNLQAPNVTAINFFNPPNYVGSMDDSQEELAQWLAKTLTSADLLTEQVNSFTLNDKIWEKTILNAALSPLCAISRLTMKEAMNNADTLEVIEQILYEAVQVACAEDIKLPDNFIKLAIRYLSSAGNHMPSLAVDLINKRETEINFMNGKIVDYGRKHYIKTPINLVLTNLVNAISCKDGVGKCK; from the coding sequence ATGGAGAATAAGAAGCATAACATCGGGATCATCGGATTAGGGCCCATTGGTCAGACGCTAGCGGTACATTTCAATCTTGCCGGTTGTGAAGTTGCCGTTACCGATCTCGACAGGGATAAACTGAACCTCATTCGCAAAGAGGGAATGGAGCTTGTTTCGAAGATTGAAAAAAAATCATTCTTCAAGTATGTTTGCTACTCAGTGGAGGAGATGCTGGAGCTTGATTCTGACATCCTTATTTCTTCTGTCAAAGACTATCATGTCGATAAGATCGTAAAGATCATCGAAAAGAATCTGAAAAAGGAAATTCTCCTGCTCAGCGCCCAGAACGGGATCGACATCGAAAAAAAGTACCAGGTACATTTCTCCAAATCCTCCATCCTCAGGATGGTGATCAATTTTGCAGGGAATCTCCAGGCCCCGAATGTAACAGCGATCAACTTTTTCAATCCTCCCAATTATGTCGGGTCGATGGACGATTCGCAGGAAGAACTGGCACAGTGGCTTGCAAAAACCCTGACAAGTGCAGACCTTTTAACAGAACAGGTGAACTCCTTTACACTAAACGACAAGATCTGGGAAAAAACAATCCTGAATGCTGCTTTAAGTCCTTTGTGCGCCATCTCCAGGCTTACTATGAAAGAAGCCATGAACAATGCTGACACCCTTGAAGTCATCGAACAGATCCTCTATGAAGCGGTACAGGTTGCGTGTGCCGAAGACATCAAGCTGCCGGATAATTTCATCAAGCTGGCCATCAGATACCTCAGCAGTGCCGGGAACCATATGCCTTCACTTGCGGTCGACCTGATCAATAAACGGGAAACCGAGATCAATTTCATGAATGGTAAAATAGTTGACTATGGCCGGAAACATTACATCAAAACACCGATAAACCTTGTACTTACCAACCTGGTCAATGCCATTTCCTGCAAGGATGGCGTAGGGAAATGCAAGTAA
- the had gene encoding 6-hydroxycyclohex-1-ene-1-carbonyl-CoA dehydrogenase: MDKKIYSWQMTVQDTDFQLTESPFPELEVQEALVKIAGCGVCHTDISFWHYGVKTKKELPLTLGHEISGTVIAGPGEWVGKNVIIPAVLPCGDCELCKKGRSNMCQKQLMPGNDFHGGFASHIKVPARFLCPVPDLLLTKYPLEKLSVIADAISTPYQVIKKSELEAGDLAIVIGVGGVGIYAALIARIFGAKVLALDIDDAKLAMARNNGVDAILNVKGLDIKTVKDNVREIAKGLGVSRYGWKIFEVSGTKPGQELGFNLITFTSTLSIVGFTLDRTEVRLSNLMAFDAKLIGTWGCKPELYPEVVDLITTGKLKIDDFIETFPMSKINEVFRNTLNHVYRKRSILVPDFD, from the coding sequence ATGGATAAGAAAATATATTCGTGGCAGATGACGGTACAGGATACGGATTTTCAGCTTACCGAAAGTCCATTTCCGGAACTTGAAGTGCAGGAAGCGCTGGTTAAAATTGCCGGATGCGGGGTTTGCCATACCGACATCAGCTTCTGGCACTACGGGGTGAAAACAAAGAAAGAGCTTCCCCTGACGCTTGGCCATGAGATCAGCGGAACGGTCATTGCCGGCCCGGGAGAATGGGTCGGGAAAAACGTGATCATTCCTGCCGTGCTGCCCTGCGGCGATTGCGAACTGTGTAAAAAGGGACGGAGCAATATGTGCCAGAAACAGCTTATGCCCGGGAATGATTTTCACGGTGGGTTTGCCTCGCATATCAAGGTTCCTGCCCGTTTTCTCTGTCCCGTCCCTGACCTGCTTTTGACAAAATACCCCCTCGAAAAACTATCAGTTATCGCAGATGCCATCTCCACACCCTACCAGGTAATTAAAAAATCAGAACTTGAAGCCGGGGATCTTGCCATCGTTATAGGCGTTGGCGGGGTTGGCATTTATGCGGCCCTGATCGCCCGGATCTTCGGTGCAAAAGTGCTTGCCCTGGATATCGACGATGCCAAGCTGGCTATGGCCAGGAACAATGGGGTGGATGCAATCCTGAATGTGAAGGGGCTGGATATTAAAACAGTCAAGGATAATGTCCGGGAGATTGCAAAAGGGCTGGGAGTTTCACGTTACGGCTGGAAGATCTTCGAAGTTTCAGGCACAAAACCCGGCCAGGAACTGGGCTTCAACCTGATCACCTTCACCTCTACCCTTTCCATTGTCGGATTTACCCTCGACAGAACCGAAGTTCGCCTGAGCAACCTGATGGCTTTTGACGCCAAACTGATCGGGACCTGGGGCTGCAAGCCGGAACTCTATCCTGAAGTCGTTGATCTGATCACGACAGGCAAGCTGAAGATAGATGATTTTATTGAAACTTTCCCTATGTCGAAAATCAACGAGGTATTCCGTAATACCCTGAACCATGTTTACCGGAAGAGATCCATACTGGTACCCGACTTCGATTAA